Proteins encoded by one window of Swingsia samuiensis:
- the pgsA gene encoding CDP-diacylglycerol--glycerol-3-phosphate 3-phosphatidyltransferase, producing the protein MLTDLPNILTLLRIASIPVLVGLLSFHSPYARLGAFIVYVFACVTDYYDGALARRWHLSSDLGRMMDPIADKLLVGSLLLALAGLTHLPIFSIYAAILIMIREILVSGLREYMAHQSLTLPSSRLAKWKTGIQMIAIGFLVAGDETAQLIQCSFLHASLVGGVLLWLSVIPTIVSGWRYLTVSLSQMTSNMVR; encoded by the coding sequence ATGTTAACTGACTTACCAAACATTCTCACCTTATTGCGGATTGCTTCCATCCCTGTTCTGGTTGGTCTCTTATCTTTCCATTCCCCTTATGCACGTTTAGGCGCTTTCATTGTTTATGTTTTTGCCTGCGTTACAGATTACTATGACGGTGCACTGGCGCGCCGATGGCACCTGTCGTCTGATTTGGGAAGAATGATGGACCCTATAGCTGATAAGCTTTTGGTTGGTTCTTTGCTTCTCGCTCTTGCAGGGCTAACGCATTTACCTATTTTTTCCATTTATGCGGCTATTCTCATTATGATTCGAGAAATTCTTGTGAGTGGTTTGCGAGAATATATGGCGCATCAATCATTAACGTTGCCGTCATCTCGATTAGCAAAGTGGAAAACAGGGATTCAAATGATTGCAATTGGCTTCCTCGTTGCCGGGGATGAGACAGCACAGCTCATTCAATGCTCTTTTCTACATGCGTCTTTGGTAGGGGGAGTATTATTATGGTTGTCTGTTATTCCAACCATTGTAAGTGGCTGGCGTTATTTAACCGTGAGCCTATCACAAATGACTTCAAACATGGTTCGTTAA